In the Hippoglossus stenolepis isolate QCI-W04-F060 chromosome 14, HSTE1.2, whole genome shotgun sequence genome, one interval contains:
- the edem3 gene encoding ER degradation-enhancing alpha-mannosidase-like protein 3 isoform X1 codes for MAPVLFLLMLSGALCSLGQAMSREEKLRLRNQVVEMFDHAYQNYMDHAYPADELMPLTCRGRVRGLEPSRGDVDDALGKFSLTLIDTLDTLVLLNKTTEFEVAVRRVLKDVRLDNDIVVSVFETNIRVLGGLLGGHSMAVMLKEGGQHMQWYQDELLYMAKDIGLRLLPAFNTSSGLPYPRVNLRYGVSGPASRTGTETDTCTACAGTIILEFAALSRFTGDPVFETHARRAMDFLWEKRQRNSNLVGTTINIHSGEWVRRDSGVGAGIDSYYEYLLKAYILLGDDMFLERFNIHYASIMKYISQPPLLLDVHIHKPLLPARTWMDSLLAFFPGLQVLKGDIRPAIETHEMLYQVTKKHNFLPEAFTTDFRVHWAQHPLRPEFAESTYFLYKATGDPYYLEAGRTILDNLNRFARVPCGFAAMKDVRTGSHEDRMDSFFLAEMFKYLFLLFAEVEDIPFDVEDYIFTTEAHLLPLSLSAAPHSSSGSSNRTSQEELDDSNFDWTCPNTRLLFPDPAYPRNLREPIRTAVDKSCPRPAPYREPGMGRPPLRAQDFMANNPEHLELLRRMGVSLIHLKDGRVQLVQHATQAVSAVAAEDGVRFMQEMMELSSQQQKEQLPPRAIQIVSHPFSGRVVLTAGPAQFGTDLSKSSTGVRGFVTVAEPYSGCTEITNAEYVQGHIAILQRGQCMFAEKARHIQKAGAIGGIVVDDNEGSSSDTAPLFQMAGDGRNTDDVTMPLLFLFHKEGNILLEALKEYREVEVLMSDKARDRAAIFKGKPGPGSVVEGSADVQEAEEDCLTEATTPTSFESTTQTQTSTVELDESVSQEEVPPSQETSQAEEVIPTEAEVSPTEVAADSAQPKEERDSDKRDEAEGHTDSSSQSVDELLADWREDLEAFQQMEKDEL; via the exons ATGGCGCCTGTACTGTTCCTCCTGATGCTGAGTGGAGCGTTGTGCAGCCTCGGACAGGCCATGTCCCGAGAGGAGAAGCTCAGGCTGAG GAACCAAGTGGTTGAGATGTTTGACCATGCATATCAGAATTACATG GACCACGCCTACCCAGCGGATGAGCTGATGCCTCTGACGTGTAGAGGAAGAGTACGAGGGCTTGAACCCAGTCGAGGTGACGTAGACGACGCTCTGGGAAA GTTCTCTCTGACCCTCATAGATACTCTGGATACTCTGGTG CTTCTAAATAAGACGACAGAGTTCGAGGTTGCAGTGAGGAGAGTCTTAAAAGATGTGAGGCTGGATAACGACATTGTGGTGTCGGTTTTTGAAACCAACATTCGAGTCCTCGG TGGTCTATTAGGAGGACATTCCATGGCTGTGATGCTGAAGGAGGGAGGTCAGCACATGCAGTGGTACCAGGATGAGCTCTTATATATGGCCAAAGACATTGGTCTCCGACTGCTGCCGGCgttcaacaccagcagtggccTGCCTTACCCCCGG GTAAACTTGAGATATGGTGTCAGTGGTCCTGCGTCGAGAACGGGCACAGAAACGGACACTTGCACCGCGTGTGCAGGAACCATCATCCTGGAGTTTGCTGCCTTAAGTCGCTTCACTGGGGATCCTGTGTTTGAG ACCCATGCCAGGAGAGCTATGGACTTTCTGtgggagaagagacagaggaacagCAATCTGGTGGGAACCACCATCAACATCCATTCTGGAGAGTGGGTCCgaagag ACAGTGGAGTCGGAGCAGGAATTGACTCATACTATGAATACCTACTAAAGGCCTACATCCTCCTGGGAGATGACATGTTTCTGGAGCGGTTCAATATC CACTATGCATCTATAATGAAGTACATCAGccagcctcctctgctgctggacgtccatattcacaaacctCTGCTTCCCGCTCGCACCTGGATGGACTCTCTGCTCGCCTTCTTCCCTGGACTGCAG GTGTTGAAAGGAGACATCCGTCCTGCTATCGAGACCCACGAGATGTTGTACCAAGTTACCAAGAAGCACAACTTCCTCCCCGAG GCCTTCACAACTGATTTCAGGGTACACTGGGCCCAACATCCCCTGAGGCCTGAGTTTGCAGAGAGCACCTATTTTCTTTACAAG GCCACAGGCGACCCCTACTACCTGGAGGCAGGTCGCACCATCCTGGACAACCTCAATCGCTTCGCCCGTGTTCCCTGCGGCTTCGCTGCCATGAAGGACGTGCGCACTGGAAGCCACGAGGACCG AATGGACTCGTTCTTCCTCGCTGAGATGTTCAAATACCTGTTCCTCCTGTTTGCTGAAGTGGAGGACATACCCTTTGACGTGGAGGACTACATCTTTACAACCGAGGCCCACctgcttcctctgtctctctctgcagcccctcactcttcctctggCTCCTCAAACAGAACG TcacaggaggagctggatgaTTCTAACTTTGATTGGACCTGCCCGAACACCCGCCTCTTGTTTCCTGACCCCGCCTACCCTCGTAACCTGAGAGAACCAATCCGTACTGCTGTGGACAAGAGCTGCCCCCGTCCTGCTCCTTACCG GGAGCCCGGTATGGGCCGTCCTCCCCTGAGGGCTCAGGACTTCATGGCAAACAACCCTGAACACTTGGAGTTGCTGAGGCGCATGGGCGTCAGTCTCATCCACCTGAAAGATGGCAGGGTTCAACTGGTCCAACACGCTACACAG GCAGTGAGCGCAGTAGCGGCAGAGGACGGCGTGCGCTTCATGCAGGAAATGATGGAGCTGTCCAGCcagcagcagaaagagcagCTGCCTCCCAGAGCCATTCAGATCGTCTCACATCCGTTCTCTGGCAGGGTCGTGCTGACCGCCGGCCCAGCGCAGTTTGGCACAGACCTGTCCAAAAGTTCCACAGGG GTGCGAGGCTTTGTGACTGTGGCTGAACCCTACAGCGGCTGCACTGAGATCACAAACGCTGAGTACGTCCAGGGCCACATCGCTATTCTCCAGAGGGGTCAGTGCATGTTTGCAGAGAAGGCCCGACACATCCAGAAGGCCGGTGCCATCGGAGGCATCGTCGTCG ATGACAACgagggcagcagcagtgacacgGCTCCCCTCTTTCAGATGGCCGGGGACGGCCGCAACACAGATGACGTCACGAtgcctctcctcttcctcttccacaaGGAGGGCAACATCCTGTTGGAGGCGCTGAAGGAGTACAGGGAGGTGGAAGTGCTGATGAGCGACAAAGCCAGAGACCGAG CAGCCATATTTAAAGGTAAACCTGGTCCTGGCAGTGTTGTTGAGGGCA GTGCGGATGTgcaagaagcagaggaggactGCCTTACTGAGGCAACAACGCCCACCTCATTCGAATCCACCACTCAAACACAAACGAGCACGGTGGAGCTGGACGAATCTGTTTCACAGGAGGAGGTTCCTCCATCACAAGAAACAAGTCAAGCAGAGGAAGTTATTCCAACGGAAGCGGAAGTTAGTCCCACCGAGGTGGCGGCTGATTCGGCTCAGcccaaagaggagagagactcTGACAAGAGAGACGAGGCTGAAGGCCACACAGACTCGAGCAGCCAGTCGGTGGACGAACTGCTGGCTGATTGGCGGGAAGACTTGGAGGCTTTCCAGCAGATGGAGAAGGATGAGCTCTGA
- the npl gene encoding N-acetylneuraminate lyase isoform X2 encodes MSLSVAERKILAEEWCLKAKGKIDQVIVHVGCMSLKDSQELTRHAAQIRADGIAIISPSFFKPRTADVLRTFLHEVSSVAPTMPVYYYHIPSVTGVDVLGRDVLEGIEELIPSFSGVKFSGSDLMDFGQCVSYSQPHWSCLYGVDEQLLAALAMGAHGAVGSTYNYMGCHVNELMAAFEKGDLVQARTIQFKMQELLSYAKKLGFDLGVNKQLMIEVSGLCLGPPRIPVMPCLPSLALSIVQKYHSLFPKY; translated from the exons ATGTCTCTCAGTGTTGCAGAGAGGAAGATCCTGGCTGAAGAGTGGTGTCTAAAAGCCAAGGGCAA AATAGATCAGGTGATTGTGCATGTCGGCTGCATGAGTCTGAAAGATTCCCAAGAACTG ACTCGTCACGCTGCACAGATCAGGGCTGATGGGATAGCAATcatttccccctctttcttcAAACCCAGAACTGCAG ATGTACTGAGGACGTTTCTCCATGAAGTCTCTTCAGTTGCTCCAACCATGCCTGTCTATTACTATCATATTCCATCTGTCACCGGTGTTGATG tgcTGGGGAGGGATGTGTTGGAAGGTATCGAGGAACTCATTCCCTCCTTCAGTGGAGTCAAGTTCTCTGGCAGTGACCTGATGGACTTTGGCCAGTGTGTCAGCTACAGTCAGCCCCACTGGTCATGCCTCTACGGTGTGGACGAG CAACTGCTTGCAGCCCTGGCGATGGGAGCACACGGAGCTGTTGGCAG CACGTATAACTACATGGGATGCCATGTCAATGAGCTCATGGCAGCATTTGAGAAAGGCGACCTTGTCCAAGCAAGAACAATACAG TTCAAGATGCAAGAGCTTCTCAGTTATGCCAAGAAACTTG GTTTCGACCTGGGAGTGAACAAGCAGCTGATGATCGAGGTGTCAGGCCTGTGTCTGGGGCCTCCTCGAATCCCCGTGATGCCTTGTCTTCCTAGCCTAGCCCTGTCCATTGTGCAGAAATATCACAGTCTTTTCCCTAAATACTGA
- the sec22bb gene encoding vesicle-trafficking protein SEC22b-B isoform X2 — protein MVLLTMIARLADGLPLAASMQEDEQLGRDLQQYQSQAKQLFRKLNDQSPTRCTLEAGAMAFHYFIEKGVCYLVLCEASFPKKLAFAYIEDLQAEFHEQHGKKVPTVSRPYSFIEFDTYIQKTKKSYIDSRARRNLGNINTELQDVQRIMVANIEEVLQRGEALSALDSKASNLSSLSKKYRSDAKYLNTRSTYAKLAAGGVFFIMLIVYVRFWWL, from the exons ATGGTTCTGCTGACGATGATCGCCCGGCTGGCGGACGGTCTGCCGCTGGCCGCCTCCATGCAGGAGGACGAGCAG TTGGGTCGGGACCTCCAGCAGTATCAGAGTCAAGCTAAGCAGCTCTTCAGGAAGCTCAATGACCAGAGTCCCACACGCTGCACTTTAGAGGCTGGTGCCATGGCATTTCA ctaTTTTATAGAGAAAGGCGTTTGCTACCTTGTGCTTTGTGAAGCCAGTTTCCCCAAGAAGCTGGCCTTTGCTTACATAGAAGACCTGCAGGCAGAGTTTCATGAGCAACATGGAAAGAAGGTTCCCACAGTGTCCCGGCCGTACTCCTTCATCGAATTTG ACACGTACATCCAAAAAACCAAGAAGTCGTACATTGACAGTCGAGCGAGAAGGAATCTGGGCAACATCAACACAGAGCTCCAGGACGTACAGCGGATCATGGTGGCGAACATAGAGGAggtgctgcagagaggagaggctcTCTCTG CCCTCGACTCCAAGGCCAGCAACCTGTCCTCCCTGTCGAAGAAGTACAGGAGCGACGCCAAGTACCTGAACACCCGCTCCACCTATGCCAAGCTGGCGGCCGGTGGTGTCTTTTTCATCATGCTCATCGTCTATGTACGCTTCTGGTGGCTCTGA
- the npl gene encoding N-acetylneuraminate lyase isoform X1 — protein sequence MAPVADKKLTGLVAATFTPFTAQGEVNLSEIGPYIDYLKEKQGVNNLFVNGTTGESMSLSVAERKILAEEWCLKAKGKIDQVIVHVGCMSLKDSQELTRHAAQIRADGIAIISPSFFKPRTADVLRTFLHEVSSVAPTMPVYYYHIPSVTGVDVLGRDVLEGIEELIPSFSGVKFSGSDLMDFGQCVSYSQPHWSCLYGVDEQLLAALAMGAHGAVGSTYNYMGCHVNELMAAFEKGDLVQARTIQFKMQELLSYAKKLGFDLGVNKQLMIEVSGLCLGPPRIPVMPCLPSLALSIVQKYHSLFPKY from the exons ATGGCTCCAGTCGCGGACAAAAAGCTGACAGGACTTGTTGCAGCTACATTCACTCCATTCACCGCTCAAGG TGAAGTCAACCTATCAGAGATTGGACCTTATATTGACTACTTGAAAGAGAAGCAAGGTGTAAATAACTTGTTTG TCAATGGCACCACCGGAGAGAGCATGTCTCTCAGTGTTGCAGAGAGGAAGATCCTGGCTGAAGAGTGGTGTCTAAAAGCCAAGGGCAA AATAGATCAGGTGATTGTGCATGTCGGCTGCATGAGTCTGAAAGATTCCCAAGAACTG ACTCGTCACGCTGCACAGATCAGGGCTGATGGGATAGCAATcatttccccctctttcttcAAACCCAGAACTGCAG ATGTACTGAGGACGTTTCTCCATGAAGTCTCTTCAGTTGCTCCAACCATGCCTGTCTATTACTATCATATTCCATCTGTCACCGGTGTTGATG tgcTGGGGAGGGATGTGTTGGAAGGTATCGAGGAACTCATTCCCTCCTTCAGTGGAGTCAAGTTCTCTGGCAGTGACCTGATGGACTTTGGCCAGTGTGTCAGCTACAGTCAGCCCCACTGGTCATGCCTCTACGGTGTGGACGAG CAACTGCTTGCAGCCCTGGCGATGGGAGCACACGGAGCTGTTGGCAG CACGTATAACTACATGGGATGCCATGTCAATGAGCTCATGGCAGCATTTGAGAAAGGCGACCTTGTCCAAGCAAGAACAATACAG TTCAAGATGCAAGAGCTTCTCAGTTATGCCAAGAAACTTG GTTTCGACCTGGGAGTGAACAAGCAGCTGATGATCGAGGTGTCAGGCCTGTGTCTGGGGCCTCCTCGAATCCCCGTGATGCCTTGTCTTCCTAGCCTAGCCCTGTCCATTGTGCAGAAATATCACAGTCTTTTCCCTAAATACTGA
- the sec22bb gene encoding vesicle-trafficking protein SEC22b-B isoform X1 — protein MVLLTMIARLADGLPLAASMQEDEQGSEKLGRDLQQYQSQAKQLFRKLNDQSPTRCTLEAGAMAFHYFIEKGVCYLVLCEASFPKKLAFAYIEDLQAEFHEQHGKKVPTVSRPYSFIEFDTYIQKTKKSYIDSRARRNLGNINTELQDVQRIMVANIEEVLQRGEALSALDSKASNLSSLSKKYRSDAKYLNTRSTYAKLAAGGVFFIMLIVYVRFWWL, from the exons ATGGTTCTGCTGACGATGATCGCCCGGCTGGCGGACGGTCTGCCGCTGGCCGCCTCCATGCAGGAGGACGAGCAG GGAAGTGAAAAG TTGGGTCGGGACCTCCAGCAGTATCAGAGTCAAGCTAAGCAGCTCTTCAGGAAGCTCAATGACCAGAGTCCCACACGCTGCACTTTAGAGGCTGGTGCCATGGCATTTCA ctaTTTTATAGAGAAAGGCGTTTGCTACCTTGTGCTTTGTGAAGCCAGTTTCCCCAAGAAGCTGGCCTTTGCTTACATAGAAGACCTGCAGGCAGAGTTTCATGAGCAACATGGAAAGAAGGTTCCCACAGTGTCCCGGCCGTACTCCTTCATCGAATTTG ACACGTACATCCAAAAAACCAAGAAGTCGTACATTGACAGTCGAGCGAGAAGGAATCTGGGCAACATCAACACAGAGCTCCAGGACGTACAGCGGATCATGGTGGCGAACATAGAGGAggtgctgcagagaggagaggctcTCTCTG CCCTCGACTCCAAGGCCAGCAACCTGTCCTCCCTGTCGAAGAAGTACAGGAGCGACGCCAAGTACCTGAACACCCGCTCCACCTATGCCAAGCTGGCGGCCGGTGGTGTCTTTTTCATCATGCTCATCGTCTATGTACGCTTCTGGTGGCTCTGA
- the edem3 gene encoding ER degradation-enhancing alpha-mannosidase-like protein 3 isoform X2 — translation MAPVLFLLMLSGALCSLGQAMSREEKLRLRNQVVEMFDHAYQNYMDHAYPADELMPLTCRGRVRGLEPSRGDVDDALGKFSLTLIDTLDTLVLLNKTTEFEVAVRRVLKDVRLDNDIVVSVFETNIRVLGGLLGGHSMAVMLKEGGQHMQWYQDELLYMAKDIGLRLLPAFNTSSGLPYPRVNLRYGVSGPASRTGTETDTCTACAGTIILEFAALSRFTGDPVFETHARRAMDFLWEKRQRNSNLVGTTINIHSGEWVRRDSGVGAGIDSYYEYLLKAYILLGDDMFLERFNIHYASIMKYISQPPLLLDVHIHKPLLPARTWMDSLLAFFPGLQVLKGDIRPAIETHEMLYQVTKKHNFLPEAFTTDFRVHWAQHPLRPEFAESTYFLYKATGDPYYLEAGRTILDNLNRFARVPCGFAAMKDVRTGSHEDRMDSFFLAEMFKYLFLLFAEVEDIPFDVEDYIFTTEAHLLPLSLSAAPHSSSGSSNRTSQEELDDSNFDWTCPNTRLLFPDPAYPRNLREPIRTAVDKSCPRPAPYREPGMGRPPLRAQDFMANNPEHLELLRRMGVSLIHLKDGRVQLVQHATQAVSAVAAEDGVRFMQEMMELSSQQQKEQLPPRAIQIVSHPFSGRVVLTAGPAQFGTDLSKSSTGVRGFVTVAEPYSGCTEITNAEYVQGHIAILQRGQCMFAEKARHIQKAGAIGGIVVDDNEGSSSDTAPLFQMAGDGRNTDDVTMPLLFLFHKEGNILLEALKEYREVEVLMSDKARDRGADVQEAEEDCLTEATTPTSFESTTQTQTSTVELDESVSQEEVPPSQETSQAEEVIPTEAEVSPTEVAADSAQPKEERDSDKRDEAEGHTDSSSQSVDELLADWREDLEAFQQMEKDEL, via the exons ATGGCGCCTGTACTGTTCCTCCTGATGCTGAGTGGAGCGTTGTGCAGCCTCGGACAGGCCATGTCCCGAGAGGAGAAGCTCAGGCTGAG GAACCAAGTGGTTGAGATGTTTGACCATGCATATCAGAATTACATG GACCACGCCTACCCAGCGGATGAGCTGATGCCTCTGACGTGTAGAGGAAGAGTACGAGGGCTTGAACCCAGTCGAGGTGACGTAGACGACGCTCTGGGAAA GTTCTCTCTGACCCTCATAGATACTCTGGATACTCTGGTG CTTCTAAATAAGACGACAGAGTTCGAGGTTGCAGTGAGGAGAGTCTTAAAAGATGTGAGGCTGGATAACGACATTGTGGTGTCGGTTTTTGAAACCAACATTCGAGTCCTCGG TGGTCTATTAGGAGGACATTCCATGGCTGTGATGCTGAAGGAGGGAGGTCAGCACATGCAGTGGTACCAGGATGAGCTCTTATATATGGCCAAAGACATTGGTCTCCGACTGCTGCCGGCgttcaacaccagcagtggccTGCCTTACCCCCGG GTAAACTTGAGATATGGTGTCAGTGGTCCTGCGTCGAGAACGGGCACAGAAACGGACACTTGCACCGCGTGTGCAGGAACCATCATCCTGGAGTTTGCTGCCTTAAGTCGCTTCACTGGGGATCCTGTGTTTGAG ACCCATGCCAGGAGAGCTATGGACTTTCTGtgggagaagagacagaggaacagCAATCTGGTGGGAACCACCATCAACATCCATTCTGGAGAGTGGGTCCgaagag ACAGTGGAGTCGGAGCAGGAATTGACTCATACTATGAATACCTACTAAAGGCCTACATCCTCCTGGGAGATGACATGTTTCTGGAGCGGTTCAATATC CACTATGCATCTATAATGAAGTACATCAGccagcctcctctgctgctggacgtccatattcacaaacctCTGCTTCCCGCTCGCACCTGGATGGACTCTCTGCTCGCCTTCTTCCCTGGACTGCAG GTGTTGAAAGGAGACATCCGTCCTGCTATCGAGACCCACGAGATGTTGTACCAAGTTACCAAGAAGCACAACTTCCTCCCCGAG GCCTTCACAACTGATTTCAGGGTACACTGGGCCCAACATCCCCTGAGGCCTGAGTTTGCAGAGAGCACCTATTTTCTTTACAAG GCCACAGGCGACCCCTACTACCTGGAGGCAGGTCGCACCATCCTGGACAACCTCAATCGCTTCGCCCGTGTTCCCTGCGGCTTCGCTGCCATGAAGGACGTGCGCACTGGAAGCCACGAGGACCG AATGGACTCGTTCTTCCTCGCTGAGATGTTCAAATACCTGTTCCTCCTGTTTGCTGAAGTGGAGGACATACCCTTTGACGTGGAGGACTACATCTTTACAACCGAGGCCCACctgcttcctctgtctctctctgcagcccctcactcttcctctggCTCCTCAAACAGAACG TcacaggaggagctggatgaTTCTAACTTTGATTGGACCTGCCCGAACACCCGCCTCTTGTTTCCTGACCCCGCCTACCCTCGTAACCTGAGAGAACCAATCCGTACTGCTGTGGACAAGAGCTGCCCCCGTCCTGCTCCTTACCG GGAGCCCGGTATGGGCCGTCCTCCCCTGAGGGCTCAGGACTTCATGGCAAACAACCCTGAACACTTGGAGTTGCTGAGGCGCATGGGCGTCAGTCTCATCCACCTGAAAGATGGCAGGGTTCAACTGGTCCAACACGCTACACAG GCAGTGAGCGCAGTAGCGGCAGAGGACGGCGTGCGCTTCATGCAGGAAATGATGGAGCTGTCCAGCcagcagcagaaagagcagCTGCCTCCCAGAGCCATTCAGATCGTCTCACATCCGTTCTCTGGCAGGGTCGTGCTGACCGCCGGCCCAGCGCAGTTTGGCACAGACCTGTCCAAAAGTTCCACAGGG GTGCGAGGCTTTGTGACTGTGGCTGAACCCTACAGCGGCTGCACTGAGATCACAAACGCTGAGTACGTCCAGGGCCACATCGCTATTCTCCAGAGGGGTCAGTGCATGTTTGCAGAGAAGGCCCGACACATCCAGAAGGCCGGTGCCATCGGAGGCATCGTCGTCG ATGACAACgagggcagcagcagtgacacgGCTCCCCTCTTTCAGATGGCCGGGGACGGCCGCAACACAGATGACGTCACGAtgcctctcctcttcctcttccacaaGGAGGGCAACATCCTGTTGGAGGCGCTGAAGGAGTACAGGGAGGTGGAAGTGCTGATGAGCGACAAAGCCAGAGACCGAG GTGCGGATGTgcaagaagcagaggaggactGCCTTACTGAGGCAACAACGCCCACCTCATTCGAATCCACCACTCAAACACAAACGAGCACGGTGGAGCTGGACGAATCTGTTTCACAGGAGGAGGTTCCTCCATCACAAGAAACAAGTCAAGCAGAGGAAGTTATTCCAACGGAAGCGGAAGTTAGTCCCACCGAGGTGGCGGCTGATTCGGCTCAGcccaaagaggagagagactcTGACAAGAGAGACGAGGCTGAAGGCCACACAGACTCGAGCAGCCAGTCGGTGGACGAACTGCTGGCTGATTGGCGGGAAGACTTGGAGGCTTTCCAGCAGATGGAGAAGGATGAGCTCTGA